One window of the Anopheles aquasalis chromosome X, idAnoAquaMG_Q_19, whole genome shotgun sequence genome contains the following:
- the LOC126569905 gene encoding fibroin heavy chain-like, whose protein sequence is MRGFVIFAACLAVASADIGLKLRQAAASGASSSYDVGQQSVSLDYAPTIYQDTVAGAGASAGASASGRSAGFGGAASGAFGGAASGADYQAGYAAGLRAAASSGASAAGASAGAGGFSTGARFGGGSSFGGASSGAFSGASAGGFGSSFGGASATATAAAAKTNVRYAAPVIQKHFYYHAAPEEPQAAAEADSLTITPRKHYKVIFIKAPTVSANAGAASRAASKTEEKTIVYVLVNKPSQAKAGAYADASSFSSGKPEVYFIKYQGKDAAQAIANAQANSFAGAGAGAGAGSFADAGAGAGSFADAGAFGAGGAGGFGGAGAGFSGASANAGASAGASAADGFDFVDYGSVRSSGVSSASAGSSGYNAGFTAGYTAATTAGAGAGAGFGVTPSYDSVAVGAAGAGSIVY, encoded by the exons ATGCGTGGATTCGTG ATTTTCGCCGCCTGTCTGGCCGTGGCGTCGGCCGACATTGGACTGAAGCTGCGCCAGGCGGCTGCATCCGGTGCGAGCAGCAGCTACGACGTCGGCCAGCAGTCGGTGTCGCTGGATTACGCCCCGACCATCTACCAGGATAccgtggccggtgccggtgcctcGGCCGGTGCTAGCGCTAGTGGCCGTTCCGCTggcttcggtggtgctgcgtccggcgcgttcggtggtgctgcgtcCGGTGCTGACTACCAGGCCGGTTATGCCGCGGGACTGCGTGCCGCTGCATCGTCCGGTGCATCGGCAGCGGGTGCGTCGGCCGGAGCTGGCGGATTCTCGACCGGTGCCCGGTTCGGCGGAGGTTCCTCGTTCGGTGGTGCCTCGTCCGGTGCCTTCTCGGGAGCGTCGGCCGGTGGATTCGGTTCGAGCTTCGGTGGTGCGTCGGCCACGGCGACGGCTGCCGCCGCCAAGACCAACGTCCGCTATGCTGCCCCGGTGATCCAGAAGCACTTCTACTACCATGCCGCACCGGAGGAGCCACAGGCAGCGGCTGAGGCCGATTCGCTGACCATCACGCCCCGCAAGCACTACAAGGTGATCTTCATCAAGGCACCGACGGTGAGCGCCAACGCCGGTGCTGCGTCCCGTGCTGCCAGCAAGACCGAGGAGAAGACTATCGTGTACGTGCTCGTCAACAAACCGTCCCAGGCCAAGGCTGGTGCTTACGCGGATGCCAGCAGCTTCTCGTCCGGCAAGCCGGAGGTTTACTTCATCAAGTACCAGGGCAAGGATGCGGCCCAGGCCATCGCTAACGCTCAGGCTAACTCGTTTGCTGGTGCAGGGGCTGGCGCTGGGGCCGGTTCGTTCGCTGATGCCggcgccggtgccggttcgttCGCTGATGCCGGTGccttcggtgctggtggcgctggaggTTTCGGTGGAGCGGGCGCTGGCTTCTCGGGAGCGAGCGCGAACGCTGGTGCCAGCGCTGGCGCGTCGGCTGCCGATGGTTTCGACTTTGTTGATTACGGTTCGGTACGTTCGTCGGGTGTGTCGAGCGCATCGGCCGGCAGCAGCGGTTACAACGCAGGATTCACCGCCGGATACActgccgctaccaccgccggtgccggtgccggtgccgggttCGGTGTTACGCCTTCGTACGATAGTGTCGCcgttggtgctgccggtgccggcagCATCGTCTACTAA